One part of the Bacillus sp. FJAT-45350 genome encodes these proteins:
- a CDS encoding NAD kinase, with protein MNFVVTSRGDNTSNAIKQKVKNYLTELGLTYHKTEPEICITVGGDGTLLQAFHDYKDRLSETAFVGIHTGHLGFYADWKPEEVEKLVIHVAKTPFQIVEYPLLEVVIRHYGQSRSERLLALNECTVKSVVGSLVSTVEIKGDLFETFRGDGLCISTPSGSTAYNKALGGAILHPSLASIQISEMASINNRVYRTVGSPLVLPQHHTCLLKPLEEDQDLKVTIDHFTWDYKNVKSIQCRVAEEKIRFARFRPFPFWKRVKESFVGD; from the coding sequence ATGAATTTTGTCGTAACCTCCAGAGGAGATAATACATCTAATGCCATTAAACAAAAGGTGAAAAACTATTTAACTGAGCTTGGCTTAACTTATCATAAAACAGAGCCAGAGATTTGTATTACTGTCGGTGGTGATGGGACTTTACTACAAGCCTTTCATGATTATAAGGATAGATTAAGTGAAACAGCCTTTGTAGGGATTCATACAGGTCATCTTGGCTTTTATGCAGACTGGAAGCCTGAAGAGGTGGAAAAGCTAGTCATTCATGTTGCCAAAACACCTTTTCAAATTGTCGAGTATCCATTATTAGAAGTGGTCATTCGTCATTATGGTCAAAGTCGCTCTGAACGACTTCTGGCATTAAATGAGTGTACTGTGAAAAGTGTTGTTGGTTCATTAGTTTCAACTGTTGAAATTAAAGGAGACTTATTTGAAACCTTTAGAGGAGATGGTTTGTGTATATCAACGCCATCAGGAAGTACAGCTTATAATAAAGCCCTTGGTGGAGCAATTCTTCATCCCTCATTAGCATCTATACAAATATCTGAAATGGCTTCAATCAATAACCGAGTTTATCGTACAGTTGGATCACCCCTTGTGTTGCCACAGCATCATACTTGCTTATTGAAGCCATTAGAAGAAGATCAGGATTTAAAAGTAACCATTGACCATTTCACATGGGATTATAAAAACGTAAAGTCAATTCAATGTCGTGTGGCAGAAGAAAAAATTCGATTTGCTAGATTTCGCCCATTCCCGTTTTGGAAGCGAGTAAAGGAATCATTTGTAGGAGATTAA